AATAAGTAATGGAAACAGTACGCATTCAAGGCCTCTTGAGAGACAAAAATGGCAAAGAGGCTGCTAAACGGTACCGGGCCCAGGGTTTGGTTCCTTGCGTTTTATACTCCAAGGATGATCATGTTCAATTTTGTGTGAATCCAGCCGATTTGAAACATCTTGTTTTTAGTCCGGATTTTAAAGTAGCGGAAATAGACATTCAAGGTAAAGCTTATAAGTGCATCTTAAAGGAAATCCAATGGCACCCTGTGACAGATGCAGTTGTTCACATTGATTTTTTGCAATTAATTCCTTCTGTTCCAGTAAAAGTGGAATTGCCTATTCGTCTTAAAGGAGCGGCCCAAGGTGTCAAATCCGGGGGAAAACTGATCCAAAGGATGAGAATGGTTAAAATTAAGACCGTTCCAGAAAATTTGATTTCTGAAATGCAGGCTGATGTAACGAATTTGGATCTTGGACAGACCATGCGAATCAGGGATATCCGTACGGAAAAGGGAGTTGAAATCCTGACTCCTGCGGCGACACCGATCGTTTCAATCGAAATCCCAAGGGCTTTGAAAACAGCGGAGGCTGCTGCTCCTGCCAAAAAGTAAAGATTTCTAAGTTATTAGTATATATATTTAGGGCCTTAATTTCTAATTTTTGGTCTCTCGAGGTTATTACAACAGATAAAGTTTTATTTTTCCTTTCTTTCCCTGAGTTTTTTTAACACCTCCTGGTTAAATTCTCTTTCTGCCCCTTCTAATTTTGCCAATTTGGCAGCCGGCAATACCGCTGCAAATTTTTCATAATAGGCTTTTTTTATTGCCAATTCTTTTTCATCAAAGGCTAGTTGATCATCTATTTCTTTGCGTGGATCTGTTTGATTATTATTGGATTGATTCTTCCGATAATTTCTCTTTGACTTTCTTAAGTCTGATTTTTGTCTGGAATACTCATTGTAGATGGGCCAGAATTTGGTGGATTCTTCCGTGCTCAAATTGAGTCTGGTTGTAATAAATGCAGCTCTTCTTGCTTCCAATTTTTCGAGAGCATCATCCTTTCCCTGTACATTTTCCATTTTCTCAGATTGCGCATATAAGCTCAATTGCATAAAAGTTGCTGCAATAATTATCGCAAGTCTCATTGTGTTTTTATTATTTCTATAAATCATATTTTCAATTCTTAGAGGTTTAAATCTTCTTCTTCCAACTCATCCAATAAATCATCCATAGCTCCTGCAGATGGCTCAATCAAATCTTGTATGTTAGGCAATTCTTCTGCTAAATTTTCAAGACTATAGTCTGATTCGTTCAGGACGATGTATTCATAGAGCTCTTCATCGGTCAAGTCTTTTGCCCAATCATTTTGTGCTTGAATCAGATTAATATGGTACCACCAACTAAAAGCTACAATAATGATGACAGCTGCCGCAACTGAATACCAGGTCTTCAAAAATTGAACAACCTTGCCTGTTGATTTTAAGGAGGCTTTCTTTTGGATGGATGACATCACAAGCTCTGGCATTTGACCAAAATATCCATCTGGAACTCCGAACTCCTCCGGCAGATTTATAAGTCCACTTTTATCAAGGCCTTTGATCAATTCTATCTGTTTCGAAGGAAATTCAGAAAAGTAACTTGATGGTATAGTCATTGATTCATTTCCTTCTTCCTTGCTATAAATGCCGGCTTCCAGTGATATCAGATTCATTACATAATCCACATTTGTAGAAAAATAATCATCTTTTGTTTTGAAAGCAGACTGTAAGGAACCATCATAAGTATCCAGCACAGACTCAAAACCATGTTCATTGATTTCTTCAGAGATTCTTTTGACTGGATTGCACATATTCTTGAATTTTTTTTACCGCATGATGAAACGAAGATTTCAAAGCTCCTTCACTGGTTTCCAGCAATTCCGACATTTCCTTATAAGGCATTTCGTCGTAATACCTTAAGTGAAAAACCTGTCTTTGCTTTTCCGGTAAAGTCAAAATGGCTCGTTGCAAAATCTGGTTGGTTTCGTCACCAACATAATAAGGATCTGCCTGCAACCTTAGAATGGCAGGATGTGTAGCCAATTCATCCAGAGATTCCGCAAACTGCCTTTTCTGTTTCTCGAGAAAACTCAGAGATTCATTACCCGCGATCCTATACATCCAGGTGTAAAGACTGCTTTTACCTTCAAAAGACCCTATGTTTCTGAAAATCTTGATGAAGGTGTTTTGCAATACATCATCAGCATCTTCATGGTTTAAAACCATTCTCCTGATTTGCCAATAGAGCTTTTCCTGATATTTCTCCACAAGAACTCTGAAACCTTTGTTCAGAGTGTTTGGATCGGAAAGCCATTCCAGAATTTGTCGGTCTTCCTCCGTTGTCACTTGGTTTTTATTTGTCTCTTTGACCATGCTTCGTGCTTATCGTTTAATTTCATTTCCAATTTTATCAAATCGGCCTTAGCAAATTGCAAAAATGAGAGATAATAAAGTAAATTTGTAAAATAATTTGATGAACCAAACATGAAAGTGATTTGCAAATGGTTATTGAATATTCTTGGATGGAGGGTTGAAGGCGCAGATTCCTTGCACAACATAAAAAAGTTTATTATCATTGTTGCCCCACATACTTCTAACTGGGACTTCCCACTGGGCCTTTTGGTCCGAAAAGCCCATCAATTGGATATGGTAAGATACCTTGGCAAGTCCAGTTTGTTTAAATGGCCTATTGGGTGGATATTCAGAGCCCTCGGAGGCTATCCTGTGGATCGCAGCAAATCTACAAACATGGTCCAATCATACGTTGAGGTTTTTAATGCCCACGACCAATTTGCCATAGTCCTCGCCCCAGAAGGCACACGCAAAAAAGTAGAACACTTTAAAACAGGCTTCTACTATATTGCGAAAGGCGCAAAAGTGCCCATTATACCTTGCATTTTTGATTGGGAAAACCAAACAGTCCGGTTTCTTGATTCATTTGTACCCGGCGAGAATAGTGAGCGGGATCTGCAATATTTGGAATCTTTATTTAAAGGGATTAAGGGTCGGAACCCTGAATTGGGTATCTAGAAAAATTAAAAATTTTGATCTTTCGTTGGCTCAGGACCCATTTAACATTCATTTAAGCAGAAGCTTATTAAACAATGTGTTATGTTTGTAGTCTAATATTTTATATGCCGATGAAATCCATTTACCTGATTTTAGGAATCACTTTTGTGGGTCTGTGCTTTTTATCCAACCGGGCCGGGAGAGCGAGCTCCCAAAATTTAGGCTCCACAGGTGCACCTAAGGAGCAAACGGTTTGTAAAAGCTGTCACAATGGCCCGATCGATGTTAGCGTATCCATTCATTTATTGGATGGAATGGATACAGTGAACACCTGGGAACCTGGTAGAAATTATACGGTCAGGGTGGCTGTACATCATACTGGAGGGACTGTTCCGAAAGCTTACGGCTTCCAGTTAACTGCAATCAACGCGCCGCTGAATTCAGATGGTCCCAGCATACAGTCAATTTCTCCTTTAAGTGCTAATGTGAAATTGGGGACAGCTCAGGGTCGTTTATATGCTGAGCACAATGACAGGAGTACCACTCCGGTTTTTGAAGTAAGTTGGACAGCACCTGAGTCGGGATTTGGTCCGGTTAGTTTTTATACTGCCGCTAACGGAGTGAACAGTGACAATAATCTGACAGGCGACGGTTCTGCTAAAGTGGCTGCACAATGGAATGAAAAAATGAGCTCAAATTCTAATAAGCTGTCTTTAAACCGCTCAATTAGTTTGTATCCGAATCCGGCAAGTGAAGCAAGCTTTGTAAAAGATGAGGCTGGTTTAGTTCATCGAATCGTGATTAGAGATTTGTTGGGCAAATTATTGAAATCTGAGATTCTGGATGTAGGTAAAAAGTCTATCCTAATTTCTGATTTGCAGGATGGGGTTTATATGGTACAGTTTTTCGCAAAAGATTCTCAACTGATAAAGACCCAGCGTTTGGTCAAGAGAAATCTAAGACCATAATTTTTGCACCAGCTTTCTTCCTTATCGGGACAGCTACCTTATACACCATGGAATCCAAATCAAGAATGAAAACAAG
This window of the Saprospiraceae bacterium genome carries:
- a CDS encoding T9SS type A sorting domain-containing protein, producing the protein MKSIYLILGITFVGLCFLSNRAGRASSQNLGSTGAPKEQTVCKSCHNGPIDVSVSIHLLDGMDTVNTWEPGRNYTVRVAVHHTGGTVPKAYGFQLTAINAPLNSDGPSIQSISPLSANVKLGTAQGRLYAEHNDRSTTPVFEVSWTAPESGFGPVSFYTAANGVNSDNNLTGDGSAKVAAQWNEKMSSNSNKLSLNRSISLYPNPASEASFVKDEAGLVHRIVIRDLLGKLLKSEILDVGKKSILISDLQDGVYMVQFFAKDSQLIKTQRLVKRNLRP
- a CDS encoding lysophospholipid acyltransferase family protein, producing the protein MKVICKWLLNILGWRVEGADSLHNIKKFIIIVAPHTSNWDFPLGLLVRKAHQLDMVRYLGKSSLFKWPIGWIFRALGGYPVDRSKSTNMVQSYVEVFNAHDQFAIVLAPEGTRKKVEHFKTGFYYIAKGAKVPIIPCIFDWENQTVRFLDSFVPGENSERDLQYLESLFKGIKGRNPELGI
- a CDS encoding 50S ribosomal protein L25 produces the protein METVRIQGLLRDKNGKEAAKRYRAQGLVPCVLYSKDDHVQFCVNPADLKHLVFSPDFKVAEIDIQGKAYKCILKEIQWHPVTDAVVHIDFLQLIPSVPVKVELPIRLKGAAQGVKSGGKLIQRMRMVKIKTVPENLISEMQADVTNLDLGQTMRIRDIRTEKGVEILTPAATPIVSIEIPRALKTAEAAAPAKK
- a CDS encoding RNA polymerase sigma factor, which produces MTTEEDRQILEWLSDPNTLNKGFRVLVEKYQEKLYWQIRRMVLNHEDADDVLQNTFIKIFRNIGSFEGKSSLYTWMYRIAGNESLSFLEKQKRQFAESLDELATHPAILRLQADPYYVGDETNQILQRAILTLPEKQRQVFHLRYYDEMPYKEMSELLETSEGALKSSFHHAVKKIQEYVQSSQKNL